Sequence from the Methanobacterium alkalithermotolerans genome:
TCCTGGTAGAAGACAAAAAAGGCATGATGTCGGGAATGGTAAGTAAGATTAAAGAAAGCCGGCCTTATGAATTCGTCTCTATTGAACATAAAGGTGTGGTGGAAGACGGAAAAGAAAAAGAGATAGAGGAATTAGCAGGATCACTGGAAAATTATACCCTTAAAGAGATTGATGGTAAAACTGAGGTAATAGTGGATTTAAGAGGGCCGGGAGAAATAGATGAAGAATGGCAACAGGAAGAGGATATCTGGTCCCAGGCCCTGCAAATTCTTAAAGAAATGGCAGAAAAATAAGTTACAAAATGTTTAAAACCCAGAAGATTAATATTCCTGAAGAAATAGTCAAAAAATGGTATCTTTAGAGCTTTAAATTTGAGTTTAATAAAAAAAACATCATAAAACTTTATCTTAAAAGTAAATAAGTTTTAAAAAACTATTCTAAAACATCCTCATCATTTAATTTGACACCCATATCCTTTAATTGGGATTGGGCTGTTAGTTCAAAACTATAGGGTAGTAGCTGACCCTTAAAGTGAGGTTTCTTTTTTGAAATAGAGCGTATATTTTCTTTAGCCCTTTTTTGCCATAAGCCCAGCCAGCCGTTATCCTCTTTTTTTAGCAGGTCCTTTTCTATTCCCAGGTGTTCACTCCACAGGGCTTTTCTCAGCTTTAAAACTTCTCCTGTTTTTTTATCTCTATCTGGTATGATGGCATTTAGCTCCATGTTCCGGTGAAAGGTGGTATCCACTAATCCCTCCAGTTCATTAACATAGGTGAGGGAGGAACCATCCAGATTGGCTGTACCCACCGTGGCCCACCGGTCATCTACTATACCCACCTTGGAGTGCACATAGATTGGTTGTATCTTTTGATTAT
This genomic interval carries:
- a CDS encoding SRPBCC family protein produces the protein MLNQQYSIVINAPPKKVWHSMLDPDTYQIWTAPFMPGSFYEGKWETGSKILFLVEDKKGMMSGMVSKIKESRPYEFVSIEHKGVVEDGKEKEIEELAGSLENYTLKEIDGKTEVIVDLRGPGEIDEEWQQEEDIWSQALQILKEMAEK